From Magnolia sinica isolate HGM2019 chromosome 13, MsV1, whole genome shotgun sequence, one genomic window encodes:
- the LOC131222737 gene encoding nucleosome assembly protein 1;1-like isoform X2, with amino-acid sequence MSKQQGDINVSDLGSSLPAAAAALSAEDRAGLVNALKNKLQHLAGQHSDVLETLSPKVRKRVEVLREIQSQHDELEAKFFEERAALEAKYQKMYDPLYAKRYEIVNGVVEVEGVTNEPAEGTPTEDKAIEEKGVPDFWLTAMKTNEVVGEEISERDEGALKYLKDIKWFRINDPKGFKLEFFFDPNPYFKNTVLTKTYHMIDDDEPILEKAIGTEIEWYPGKSLTQKVLKKKPKKGSKNAKPITKTEQCDSFFNFFNPPQVPDDDDDIDEETAEQLQNQMEQDYDVGSTIRDKIIPHAVSWFTGEAVQAEDFEDIEGEDDDEDEDGEEDEDEEDDEDDEEDEDDEDEDEDEGKSRKKGAGRQKKSAAQLGEGGERPPECKQQ; translated from the exons ATGAGCAAGCAGCAAGGCGACATCAACGTCTCCGATCTTGGCTCCTCCCTTCCTGCCGCCGCCGCAG CTCTCAGCGCCGAGGATCGAGCGGGCCTCGTTAACGCTCTTAAG AACAAGCTGCAGCACTTGGCGGGGCAGCACTCGGACGTCCTTGAGACTCTATCTCCGAAGGTCAGGAAGCGTGTCGAGGTCCTCCGCGAGATCCAG AGCCAACATGATGAGCTGGAGGCAAAATTTTTTGAGGAGAGAGCGGCACTTGAAGCTAAGTACCAGAAGATGTATGATCCATTGTATGCAAAG AGGTATGAAATTGTGAACGGTGTTGTTGAAGTGGAAGGTGTCACAAATGAACCTGCAGAGGGAACACCTACAGAGGATAAAGCTATAGAAG AGAAAGGAGTACCAGATTTTTGGCTCACTGCAATGAAAACCAACGAAGTGGTTGGTGAGGAG ATTTCTGAGCGCGATGAAGGGGCTCTCAAGTATCTCAAAGATATCAAGTGGTTCAGAATTAATGATCCCAAGGGCTTCAAGCTCGAATTCTTCTTTGATCCTAACCCATACTTCAAGAACACTGTTCTAACAAAGACATATCACATGATTGACGATGATGAACCTATTCTCGAGAAGGCCATAGG GACGGAGATTGAATGGTATCCTGGAAAGAGCCTAACACAGAAGGTTCTGAAAAAGAAGCCAAAGAAGGGATCAAAGAATGCCAAGCCCATCACAAAAACTGAACAATGTGATAGTTTCTTCAACTTCTTCAATCCACCGCAAGTcccggatgatgatgatgatattgatgaAGAGACA GCTGAGCAGCTTCAGAATCAAATGGAGCAGGATTATGATGTTGG GTCAACTATTAGGGATAAAATCATTCCCCATGCGGTTTCATGGTTCACGGGTGAGGCTGTTCAAGCGGAGGACTTTGAAGACATAGAAGGGGAGgatgatgacgaggatgaagatggGGAGGAggatgaagatgaggaggatgatgaggacgatGAAGAGGATGAGGATgacgaagatgaagatgaagacgAGGGCAAGAGCAGGAAGAAG GGGGCAGGTAGACAGAAG AAAAGCGCAGCCCAACTTGGGGAAGGAGGTGAGCGGCCTCCTGAGTGTAAGCAACAGTAG
- the LOC131222737 gene encoding nucleosome assembly protein 1;1-like isoform X3 — protein sequence MSKQQGDINVSDLGSSLPAAAAALSAEDRAGLVNALKLQHLAGQHSDVLETLSPKVRKRVEVLREIQSQHDELEAKFFEERAALEAKYQKMYDPLYAKRYEIVNGVVEVEGVTNEPAEGTPTEDKAIEEKGVPDFWLTAMKTNEVVGEEISERDEGALKYLKDIKWFRINDPKGFKLEFFFDPNPYFKNTVLTKTYHMIDDDEPILEKAIGTEIEWYPGKSLTQKVLKKKPKKGSKNAKPITKTEQCDSFFNFFNPPQVPDDDDDIDEETAEQLQNQMEQDYDVGSTIRDKIIPHAVSWFTGEAVQAEDFEDIEGEDDDEDEDGEEDEDEEDDEDDEEDEDDEDEDEDEGKSRKKQGAGRQKKSAAQLGEGGERPPECKQQ from the exons ATGAGCAAGCAGCAAGGCGACATCAACGTCTCCGATCTTGGCTCCTCCCTTCCTGCCGCCGCCGCAG CTCTCAGCGCCGAGGATCGAGCGGGCCTCGTTAACGCTCTTAAG CTGCAGCACTTGGCGGGGCAGCACTCGGACGTCCTTGAGACTCTATCTCCGAAGGTCAGGAAGCGTGTCGAGGTCCTCCGCGAGATCCAG AGCCAACATGATGAGCTGGAGGCAAAATTTTTTGAGGAGAGAGCGGCACTTGAAGCTAAGTACCAGAAGATGTATGATCCATTGTATGCAAAG AGGTATGAAATTGTGAACGGTGTTGTTGAAGTGGAAGGTGTCACAAATGAACCTGCAGAGGGAACACCTACAGAGGATAAAGCTATAGAAG AGAAAGGAGTACCAGATTTTTGGCTCACTGCAATGAAAACCAACGAAGTGGTTGGTGAGGAG ATTTCTGAGCGCGATGAAGGGGCTCTCAAGTATCTCAAAGATATCAAGTGGTTCAGAATTAATGATCCCAAGGGCTTCAAGCTCGAATTCTTCTTTGATCCTAACCCATACTTCAAGAACACTGTTCTAACAAAGACATATCACATGATTGACGATGATGAACCTATTCTCGAGAAGGCCATAGG GACGGAGATTGAATGGTATCCTGGAAAGAGCCTAACACAGAAGGTTCTGAAAAAGAAGCCAAAGAAGGGATCAAAGAATGCCAAGCCCATCACAAAAACTGAACAATGTGATAGTTTCTTCAACTTCTTCAATCCACCGCAAGTcccggatgatgatgatgatattgatgaAGAGACA GCTGAGCAGCTTCAGAATCAAATGGAGCAGGATTATGATGTTGG GTCAACTATTAGGGATAAAATCATTCCCCATGCGGTTTCATGGTTCACGGGTGAGGCTGTTCAAGCGGAGGACTTTGAAGACATAGAAGGGGAGgatgatgacgaggatgaagatggGGAGGAggatgaagatgaggaggatgatgaggacgatGAAGAGGATGAGGATgacgaagatgaagatgaagacgAGGGCAAGAGCAGGAAGAAG CAGGGGGCAGGTAGACAGAAG AAAAGCGCAGCCCAACTTGGGGAAGGAGGTGAGCGGCCTCCTGAGTGTAAGCAACAGTAG
- the LOC131222737 gene encoding nucleosome assembly protein 1;1-like isoform X4, whose product MSKQQGDINVSDLGSSLPAAAAALSAEDRAGLVNALKHLAGQHSDVLETLSPKVRKRVEVLREIQSQHDELEAKFFEERAALEAKYQKMYDPLYAKRYEIVNGVVEVEGVTNEPAEGTPTEDKAIEEKGVPDFWLTAMKTNEVVGEEISERDEGALKYLKDIKWFRINDPKGFKLEFFFDPNPYFKNTVLTKTYHMIDDDEPILEKAIGTEIEWYPGKSLTQKVLKKKPKKGSKNAKPITKTEQCDSFFNFFNPPQVPDDDDDIDEETAEQLQNQMEQDYDVGSTIRDKIIPHAVSWFTGEAVQAEDFEDIEGEDDDEDEDGEEDEDEEDDEDDEEDEDDEDEDEDEGKSRKKQGAGRQKKSAAQLGEGGERPPECKQQ is encoded by the exons ATGAGCAAGCAGCAAGGCGACATCAACGTCTCCGATCTTGGCTCCTCCCTTCCTGCCGCCGCCGCAG CTCTCAGCGCCGAGGATCGAGCGGGCCTCGTTAACGCTCTTAAG CACTTGGCGGGGCAGCACTCGGACGTCCTTGAGACTCTATCTCCGAAGGTCAGGAAGCGTGTCGAGGTCCTCCGCGAGATCCAG AGCCAACATGATGAGCTGGAGGCAAAATTTTTTGAGGAGAGAGCGGCACTTGAAGCTAAGTACCAGAAGATGTATGATCCATTGTATGCAAAG AGGTATGAAATTGTGAACGGTGTTGTTGAAGTGGAAGGTGTCACAAATGAACCTGCAGAGGGAACACCTACAGAGGATAAAGCTATAGAAG AGAAAGGAGTACCAGATTTTTGGCTCACTGCAATGAAAACCAACGAAGTGGTTGGTGAGGAG ATTTCTGAGCGCGATGAAGGGGCTCTCAAGTATCTCAAAGATATCAAGTGGTTCAGAATTAATGATCCCAAGGGCTTCAAGCTCGAATTCTTCTTTGATCCTAACCCATACTTCAAGAACACTGTTCTAACAAAGACATATCACATGATTGACGATGATGAACCTATTCTCGAGAAGGCCATAGG GACGGAGATTGAATGGTATCCTGGAAAGAGCCTAACACAGAAGGTTCTGAAAAAGAAGCCAAAGAAGGGATCAAAGAATGCCAAGCCCATCACAAAAACTGAACAATGTGATAGTTTCTTCAACTTCTTCAATCCACCGCAAGTcccggatgatgatgatgatattgatgaAGAGACA GCTGAGCAGCTTCAGAATCAAATGGAGCAGGATTATGATGTTGG GTCAACTATTAGGGATAAAATCATTCCCCATGCGGTTTCATGGTTCACGGGTGAGGCTGTTCAAGCGGAGGACTTTGAAGACATAGAAGGGGAGgatgatgacgaggatgaagatggGGAGGAggatgaagatgaggaggatgatgaggacgatGAAGAGGATGAGGATgacgaagatgaagatgaagacgAGGGCAAGAGCAGGAAGAAG CAGGGGGCAGGTAGACAGAAG AAAAGCGCAGCCCAACTTGGGGAAGGAGGTGAGCGGCCTCCTGAGTGTAAGCAACAGTAG
- the LOC131222737 gene encoding nucleosome assembly protein 1;4-like isoform X1, whose translation MSKQQGDINVSDLGSSLPAAAAALSAEDRAGLVNALKNKLQHLAGQHSDVLETLSPKVRKRVEVLREIQSQHDELEAKFFEERAALEAKYQKMYDPLYAKRYEIVNGVVEVEGVTNEPAEGTPTEDKAIEEKGVPDFWLTAMKTNEVVGEEISERDEGALKYLKDIKWFRINDPKGFKLEFFFDPNPYFKNTVLTKTYHMIDDDEPILEKAIGTEIEWYPGKSLTQKVLKKKPKKGSKNAKPITKTEQCDSFFNFFNPPQVPDDDDDIDEETAEQLQNQMEQDYDVGSTIRDKIIPHAVSWFTGEAVQAEDFEDIEGEDDDEDEDGEEDEDEEDDEDDEEDEDDEDEDEDEGKSRKKQGAGRQKKSAAQLGEGGERPPECKQQ comes from the exons ATGAGCAAGCAGCAAGGCGACATCAACGTCTCCGATCTTGGCTCCTCCCTTCCTGCCGCCGCCGCAG CTCTCAGCGCCGAGGATCGAGCGGGCCTCGTTAACGCTCTTAAG AACAAGCTGCAGCACTTGGCGGGGCAGCACTCGGACGTCCTTGAGACTCTATCTCCGAAGGTCAGGAAGCGTGTCGAGGTCCTCCGCGAGATCCAG AGCCAACATGATGAGCTGGAGGCAAAATTTTTTGAGGAGAGAGCGGCACTTGAAGCTAAGTACCAGAAGATGTATGATCCATTGTATGCAAAG AGGTATGAAATTGTGAACGGTGTTGTTGAAGTGGAAGGTGTCACAAATGAACCTGCAGAGGGAACACCTACAGAGGATAAAGCTATAGAAG AGAAAGGAGTACCAGATTTTTGGCTCACTGCAATGAAAACCAACGAAGTGGTTGGTGAGGAG ATTTCTGAGCGCGATGAAGGGGCTCTCAAGTATCTCAAAGATATCAAGTGGTTCAGAATTAATGATCCCAAGGGCTTCAAGCTCGAATTCTTCTTTGATCCTAACCCATACTTCAAGAACACTGTTCTAACAAAGACATATCACATGATTGACGATGATGAACCTATTCTCGAGAAGGCCATAGG GACGGAGATTGAATGGTATCCTGGAAAGAGCCTAACACAGAAGGTTCTGAAAAAGAAGCCAAAGAAGGGATCAAAGAATGCCAAGCCCATCACAAAAACTGAACAATGTGATAGTTTCTTCAACTTCTTCAATCCACCGCAAGTcccggatgatgatgatgatattgatgaAGAGACA GCTGAGCAGCTTCAGAATCAAATGGAGCAGGATTATGATGTTGG GTCAACTATTAGGGATAAAATCATTCCCCATGCGGTTTCATGGTTCACGGGTGAGGCTGTTCAAGCGGAGGACTTTGAAGACATAGAAGGGGAGgatgatgacgaggatgaagatggGGAGGAggatgaagatgaggaggatgatgaggacgatGAAGAGGATGAGGATgacgaagatgaagatgaagacgAGGGCAAGAGCAGGAAGAAG CAGGGGGCAGGTAGACAGAAG AAAAGCGCAGCCCAACTTGGGGAAGGAGGTGAGCGGCCTCCTGAGTGTAAGCAACAGTAG
- the LOC131222739 gene encoding uncharacterized protein LOC131222739: MASSPFPYLLSHNYYSLMEQNHTILSLLFLAFSLSFLFFISFFKNHTKDPQKPTSNPFSIFRFSLSRPPKKPHQNQTHRLFLEILTSSHPTKWATIDPLIDAGIDESAGNCARADGSEMDFAGDGGGDDCERSGDLKGKKKKKRSKKKRQQNPQVEEEEGVEYQATMPRAAAEKSGVDFLYPFTSASSATQRKIKLHYDELVRSNDAKALTMAQVGQFANCLIEARNELQHKSEIIQRKFTITKALLFKADRSSFDRLCQQIYKLEAEQKRLEEDATVYNRLQEQLKLSPAYKKMLEISARMESQASSGDSLENPDAEYTDISFEELLAQEKKDSFWQRNGKLRTSAS, from the exons ATGGCCTCTTCTCCATTTCCCTACCTTCTCTCTCACAACTACTACTCTCTCATGGAGCAAAATCACACcatcctctctctcctcttccttgccttttctctctctttcctcttcttcatctcCTTCTTCAAAAACCATACTAAAGACCCACAGAAACCCACCTCCAATCCCTTCTCCATCTTCAGATTCTCCCTCTCTAGACCCCCCAAGAAACCCCATCAGAATCAAACTCACCGCCTCTTTCTGGAGATCCTCACATCCAGCCATCCAACCAAATGGGCCACCATCGACCCTCTGATCGATGCCGGCATTGACGAGTCTGCGGGGAATTGCGCCCGTGCAGATGGGTCGGAGATGGATTTTGCTGGTGATGGTGGGGGAGACGATTGTGAGAGGAGCGGGGAtttgaaagggaagaagaagaagaagaggagcaaGAAGAAGCGGCAGCAGAATCCGCAGGTGGAGGAAGAGGAGGGTGTTGAGTATCAGGCTACGATGCCGCGGGCGGCAGCAGAAAAGTCAGGTGTGGATTTCTTGTATCCGTTCACGTCAGCATCGAGTGCCACCCAGAGGAAGATCAAGCTACATTACGATGAGCTCGTGAGGTCGAATGATGCCAAGGCATTGACAATGGCTCAG GTTGGCCAGTTTGCAAATTGCCTGATTGAGGCTAGAAATGAATTGCAGCATAA ATCTGAGATCATTCAACGCAAGTTTACAATAACAAAGGCACTGCTATTCAAGGCCGACAGGTCATCGTTCGACCGCCTTTGTCAACAG ATATACAAGCTAGAAGCAGAACAGAAGAGACTAGAGGAGGATGCAACCGTATACAATCGACTGCAGGAGCAGCTGAAGCTCTCACCGGCATATAAGAAG ATGCTCGAAATCAGTGCTCGCATGGAGTCGCAAGCAAGTTCAGGCGATTCGCTAGAGAACCCGGATGCTGAATATACTGACATCTCATTTGAGGAATTGCTAGCCCAAGAAAAGAAGGATTCTTTTTG GCAAAGGAATGGCAAGCTGAGAACTTCAGCAAGCTAG
- the LOC131222741 gene encoding uncharacterized protein LOC131222741 isoform X1, whose translation MESSSKRPWVLEEASAISIFTGRLPDANLQQNPKYLKPLHAKKLEETPHSNLDTGSGRKDPFGLKNEQLELLGVRHDLVEETNSDKDTRESNHCLGINDGGLKTCREDSDDVSISGASKGKQELVIDNEVRQCLFESPWSWIFQDETRRLCITTGSKQMRNVVEGYSIYTETQKQPGVVNFSRTEEESKICGNTHTEVNKDDAASCNLRKPKLNNSADISKIAWGLIEQAIKVGILVVCGAILFGTRERKTR comes from the exons atgGAGAGCTCTTCGAAGAGGCCATGGGTACTAGAAGAAGCCAGCGCGATTTCTATTTTTACGGGAAGGCTTCCGGATGCAAACTTGCAACAAAACCCAAAATACCTAAAACCGCTTCATGCAAAGAAATTGGAAGAAACACCTCATTCAAATCTAGACACTGGATCTGGAAGAAAAGACCCATTTGGTTTGAAGAACGAGCAGTTGGAGCTGTTAGGAGTACGACATGACCTGGTTGAAGAAACAAACTCAGATAAAGACACTAGAGAGTCTAATCACTGTTTGGGTATAAATGATGGTGGATTGAAAACTTGTAGAGAAGATTCAGATGATGTAAGTATCTCTGGAGCTTCAAAAGGAAAACAGGAACTGGTGATAGACAATGAAGTCCGACAGTGTCTCTTTGAGAGCCCTTGGAGCTGGATATTCCAAGATGAAACAAGACGTCTATGTATTACAACTGGGAGTAAACAAATGAGGAATGTTGTTGAAGGATATAGCATCTACACAGAAACACAAAAACAGCCAGGGGTGGTAAATTTCTCCAGAACAGAAGAAGAG AGTAAGATATGTGGCAACACTCATACTGAGGTTAATAAAGATGATGCAGCTTCTTGTAATTTGAGGAAACCGAAACTTAACAATTCGGCGGATATTTCAAAGATTGCTTGGGGATTGATTGAACAG GCGATAAAGGTTGGGATTTTAGTGGTGTGTGGAGCTATTCTTTTCGGTACCAGGGAAAGAAAGACAAG GTAA
- the LOC131222741 gene encoding uncharacterized protein LOC131222741 isoform X2, with translation MPGTIRVSVLDLMDIPSSASSSPVSIKVAMGNREFQTYDKGDFLFPLTTLRDNLIVTLRDAEGNEISRTDVATMSVVQKGLWDDLFPLEGGGLIHMKLQFILSEEDHKRIQDMREAAVKKKQGELGKRSVDHSETPTDVAAGDLQESAVPTKAIGVSEEPIKGSNLETIEHIEDIQSSSDVQHNRPKQTAPMEVGIHQRIHCRKRFRKTVNTHLNASAAI, from the exons ATGCCTGGCACCATCAGAGTctcag TTCTTGACTTGATGGACATCCCATCCTCAGCATCATCCTCCCCTGTTTCCATAAAGG TTGCTATGGGGAATAGGGAATTTCAAACTTATGACAAGGGCGACTTCTTATT CCCATTAACAACCCTCCGGGACAACCTGATTGTTACACTTCGTGATGCCGAGGGGAATGAGATATCTAGAACAG ATGTTGCGACCATGTCGGTGGTTCAGAAGGGTTTGTGGGATGATTTGTTTCCACTTGAAGGTGGTGGTCTAATACACATGAAGCTGCAGTTCATACTTAGTGAAGAAGATCATAAGCGGATTCAGGACATG AGAGAAGCTGCAGTGAAGAAGAAACAAGGGGAGCTGGGGAAGAGGAGTGTTGATCATTCAGAAACACCCACGGATGTGGCTGCTGGTG ATTTGCAGGAAAGCGCTGTCCCCACGAAAGCCATAGGTGTATCTGAGGAACCCATCAAAGGTTCAAATCTGGAAACAATTGAACACATCGAGGATATACAATCCAGTAGCGATGTTCAACACAATCGACCCAAGCAAACAGCCCCA ATGGAAGTGGGAATTCATCAACGGATCCATTGTCGCAAGAGGTTCAGAAAGACAGTGAACACCCATCTGAATGCATCAGCAGCCATTTGA